One segment of Candidatus Melainabacteria bacterium DNA contains the following:
- a CDS encoding tetratricopeptide repeat protein — protein MHHDLTDEELLKLLEAPPRYKAPNLYDSELDRLITERGLQTVRQKRQQYFWKVIIGAIIGGIFGFVSSFVAPSIVFQLTLLSLAVYFAIGYFVGSHRSKLVSKTFKSGRHDLTLKMLPDAISWNTAWYPLTIKSLLNCQNIELNLLLNEGRILELEAHSRFLMAHINPARLQNSRALPRLQNNIWVSWMLAGRYLEAAEGFASSDLSKTEKHIRTIILNNLALCQVKGGDPKAAQETLDRAFAEISSQPRSPVRPNLEFIQATVYVEQNNLGAAEAAIDKAKTLAEKIGNSELQADCMVLSGRILSKQKRYDEAELFFKSAIEVFSSTDNTHYLSLCFAMHYYAQMLLETGDEKSALRSMRKILEYTQSYQQREENTCERIKQRLRDTSKIRTASDLITLGEREPLIELGTADN, from the coding sequence ATGCACCACGATTTAACTGACGAAGAATTGTTGAAGCTGCTGGAAGCGCCTCCGCGCTACAAGGCGCCAAATCTTTACGACTCGGAACTCGACAGACTCATAACAGAGCGCGGACTGCAAACGGTGCGTCAGAAGAGACAACAATATTTTTGGAAAGTAATAATTGGCGCCATCATCGGCGGAATATTTGGCTTTGTATCGTCTTTTGTAGCGCCCTCAATCGTGTTCCAACTGACATTACTCTCGCTTGCTGTCTACTTCGCGATTGGATATTTTGTCGGAAGCCACCGCTCAAAGCTCGTTTCAAAAACCTTTAAGAGCGGTCGACATGACCTGACACTAAAAATGCTGCCTGATGCTATTTCGTGGAACACAGCGTGGTATCCGCTCACTATAAAGTCGTTGCTCAATTGCCAAAACATCGAATTAAACTTACTTTTGAACGAGGGGCGAATATTAGAATTAGAAGCGCACTCTCGTTTTCTGATGGCACACATAAATCCGGCACGGCTACAAAACAGCCGCGCTCTTCCGCGTCTTCAGAACAACATCTGGGTGAGCTGGATGCTCGCCGGCAGATACCTCGAAGCGGCCGAGGGTTTTGCCTCGAGTGATTTGAGCAAAACTGAAAAACATATACGCACAATTATTCTGAACAACCTGGCTCTATGTCAGGTCAAAGGTGGTGATCCTAAAGCCGCGCAAGAAACTCTCGATCGAGCCTTCGCGGAAATATCGAGTCAACCGCGAAGCCCCGTAAGACCCAATCTTGAATTTATTCAAGCGACCGTTTATGTAGAGCAAAATAATTTAGGCGCCGCTGAAGCAGCAATAGATAAGGCTAAGACGCTCGCCGAGAAAATTGGTAACAGCGAGTTACAAGCAGATTGTATGGTTCTCAGCGGTCGAATACTCAGCAAGCAAAAGAGATACGATGAAGCCGAACTATTTTTCAAAAGCGCCATAGAAGTTTTCTCGAGCACCGACAACACTCACTACCTCAGCTTGTGCTTCGCCATGCACTACTATGCGCAAATGCTATTGGAAACGGGCGATGAGAAATCGGCACTGCGCTCGATGCGCAAAATTCTTGAATACACGCAAAGCTACCAACAGCGAGAAGAAAACACGTGCGAGCGGATCAAACAGCGGCTCAGAGATACCAGCAAAATCAGAACGGCGAGTGACCTGATCACCTTAGGAGAACGGGAGCCGCTTATTGAACTGGGCACCGCAGATAACTGA
- a CDS encoding DUF1679 domain-containing protein, with protein sequence MNLDSLRSSLQQQLIEQANRLELNRDTIELNYVLNWGGFVNASFTATDGRKTFHIKVSQSQESDESLRRWCKVHRPLEQKYHAPKLLLNIQMHETGREVIVFEQINGEPPMVLTRTLSNKILSVLQRLHNDSGLAQEIDDERSSQRSYADCYKGTFHERFTEDLAIIQNNLPPFVDRTCFDWMKLQAEKLLQSVESSPAFQKTTGHLAHGDLWLNNILVDGDENFWILDWDDLSISDPALDIVMLLGPSIEEIRPFEITKQDVPEYPLDESMEERLKIYAPARLLDWIIDPLADYVEAESAPEVAAEVRIRNQHFHTLARAAFESRYNNAPRFN encoded by the coding sequence ATGAATCTGGATTCGCTGCGGTCAAGCCTACAACAGCAGCTAATTGAACAAGCGAACAGGCTTGAACTGAATCGAGACACGATCGAACTAAACTATGTGTTGAATTGGGGCGGTTTTGTTAATGCGTCATTCACTGCCACCGATGGTCGCAAAACATTTCATATAAAGGTTTCTCAATCACAAGAAAGTGATGAGAGCCTTCGAAGATGGTGCAAAGTGCATCGTCCACTTGAGCAAAAATATCACGCACCAAAACTCCTGCTGAACATACAAATGCATGAAACGGGTCGTGAGGTAATTGTATTCGAACAGATAAATGGCGAGCCACCAATGGTTTTAACTCGCACACTTTCTAACAAGATATTATCCGTGCTCCAACGCCTGCATAACGACTCAGGATTGGCACAAGAGATCGATGACGAGCGCAGCTCTCAAAGAAGCTATGCTGACTGCTACAAAGGCACTTTTCACGAGCGATTCACCGAAGATTTAGCAATAATCCAGAACAATCTGCCGCCCTTCGTGGACCGAACGTGTTTTGATTGGATGAAATTGCAAGCAGAGAAACTTCTGCAATCAGTAGAGTCATCGCCCGCCTTCCAAAAGACAACCGGGCATCTGGCGCATGGAGACTTGTGGTTAAACAACATACTTGTAGATGGTGACGAAAATTTCTGGATTCTCGACTGGGACGATCTATCCATATCAGACCCAGCACTCGATATAGTAATGTTGCTTGGGCCCTCCATAGAAGAAATCAGACCATTCGAAATTACAAAACAAGATGTGCCTGAATATCCGCTCGATGAAAGCATGGAAGAACGATTAAAAATCTATGCACCAGCAAGATTGCTCGACTGGATCATCGATCCGCTTGCTGATTACGTCGAAGCTGAATCAGCACCGGAAGTCGCTGCTGAAGTACGCATAAGGAATCAACACTTCCATACACTCGCCAGAGCAGCCTTTGAGTCAAGGTACAACAATGCACCACGATTTAACTGA
- a CDS encoding class I SAM-dependent methyltransferase gives MTQTNSFALDRHYEDERLTAIYDFDSGWSPDRQFYLDLATSPGTEILDLGCGTGLLANEYAAKKNKVTGIDPSEAMLAVAREKFYGDEIEWVQAFAQDFDLGKTFDLIVMTGHAFQVLLTDDDVTATFKSLQKHLKPNGLIVFESRNPSIDWQKNWNYDIEIELPTGGTVKEARRFIAMEDNKMSFELRYQFKDELLTSNSVLRFWTLTEIQNHLAEAKLQVEKILGDWNGNPFANTTSEEMIFFLRHQS, from the coding sequence ATGACACAAACAAATTCCTTTGCTCTGGACAGACACTACGAAGACGAAAGACTGACGGCAATTTACGACTTTGACAGTGGATGGTCACCCGACCGTCAGTTTTACCTCGACCTTGCCACCTCACCAGGTACTGAAATTTTAGACCTCGGCTGTGGCACGGGACTTCTCGCCAACGAGTACGCAGCGAAAAAGAACAAAGTCACTGGAATCGATCCGTCGGAAGCAATGCTTGCAGTCGCCCGAGAAAAGTTCTATGGCGATGAAATTGAATGGGTACAAGCGTTTGCACAGGACTTCGACCTCGGTAAGACTTTTGACCTGATTGTGATGACTGGACACGCATTTCAGGTATTGCTTACGGATGACGACGTTACAGCAACATTTAAGAGCCTGCAAAAGCATCTCAAACCAAATGGATTGATTGTGTTCGAATCGAGAAATCCATCGATAGACTGGCAGAAAAACTGGAATTACGATATCGAGATTGAGCTTCCCACTGGTGGCACTGTAAAAGAAGCACGCCGATTCATTGCGATGGAAGACAACAAAATGTCGTTTGAGCTGCGCTACCAGTTCAAAGATGAGCTCTTAACTTCCAATAGTGTACTGAGATTCTGGACCCTGACTGAGATTCAAAACCATCTAGCCGAAGCAAAATTGCAGGTAGAAAAAATTCTCGGCGACTGGAACGGTAATCCGTTTGCCAACACAACCTCCGAAGAGATGATTTTCTTTCTCCGCCATCAAAGTTGA
- the plsY gene encoding glycerol-3-phosphate 1-O-acyltransferase — translation MNTILLLITAYVLGALPIGYWVVKYTRGIDLLTVGSGSTGSTNVLRTAGKGAAALVFFLDNLKGFIPTYLAVYCAKHDLLPEIGNSMWIVCAVAMICIVAHSKSVFLKFKGGKGAATALGTTFAMNWMGSLTSFALFILLVYLFRFVSLASLIAVGTSAIVMWLYSHEPAYTGFCLFAGVFVVYSHRANIKRLLAGTEPKIGQKV, via the coding sequence ATGAACACGATTTTGTTGCTCATAACAGCGTATGTGCTCGGTGCTTTGCCAATCGGCTACTGGGTTGTGAAATACACCCGCGGTATCGACCTCTTGACTGTCGGTAGCGGTTCGACGGGATCCACCAACGTTTTGCGAACAGCTGGCAAGGGCGCTGCTGCTCTCGTCTTCTTTCTCGACAATCTCAAGGGTTTTATACCGACCTATCTCGCTGTTTACTGCGCTAAGCATGATTTGCTGCCCGAAATAGGCAACTCTATGTGGATTGTTTGCGCCGTAGCGATGATCTGCATTGTCGCCCATAGTAAGTCGGTTTTTCTGAAATTCAAAGGCGGCAAAGGCGCCGCCACTGCGCTAGGTACGACTTTCGCCATGAACTGGATGGGCTCGCTTACGTCCTTCGCTTTATTTATCTTGCTCGTATATCTGTTCCGGTTTGTTTCCCTGGCATCGCTGATTGCGGTGGGCACTTCGGCAATTGTGATGTGGCTTTACAGCCATGAACCTGCCTATACCGGCTTTTGCTTGTTTGCTGGAGTCTTTGTAGTCTACAGTCATCGCGCCAACATTAAGCGGCTATTGGCAGGCACGGAACCTAAAATCGGGCAAAAAGTCTAA
- a CDS encoding tetratricopeptide repeat protein — MQSRSQRDSKYDERDLSAVIELRVPDDNLVSINRNSRPDEHTDEPGVQPGESAQIDAASTTEKPSETDGAQQAEEPPEINLQSSEEELRVNNSQTLNSSQHDYIEFSNKFGQSMEPPGNFYKTWDRHLKQPFNFAYFTIAAAAIAYVSTSWNLPTLWLAVAGFMLFALAAFRTSWNRRLHPNDFAIVFSRKTKMMIRATAILFPIPFFVISVAQPLSYAQLHEGQKLFHDGKYDKAVTRFNRATMLNPRLEQAYAELADCYNFTYEYPKSLESAEKALQLDPTDGAVWASKAWALNQQNKYSEALAAGQNAVKFDPTSGEAHRTVADAYFGLGEYENALAPASEHARIHYEEADAFDLKADILEKLNRKDEAAQERAAAKALSKREAE, encoded by the coding sequence GTGCAGTCCAGATCTCAAAGAGACAGCAAATATGATGAGCGCGACCTTTCCGCGGTTATTGAACTGCGGGTTCCTGACGACAACCTCGTTTCAATAAACAGAAACAGCCGTCCAGATGAGCACACTGATGAGCCAGGTGTTCAGCCCGGCGAATCAGCTCAAATAGATGCGGCTTCGACAACTGAAAAGCCCTCCGAAACGGATGGCGCTCAGCAGGCGGAAGAGCCGCCTGAAATCAACCTGCAAAGCTCGGAAGAAGAATTAAGGGTCAACAATAGCCAAACACTTAATTCGAGCCAGCACGATTACATAGAATTCTCCAACAAATTCGGACAGAGTATGGAACCTCCAGGAAATTTCTACAAAACCTGGGACCGCCATCTAAAGCAACCCTTCAATTTTGCTTACTTCACGATTGCCGCCGCAGCTATCGCATATGTCTCCACAAGTTGGAATCTACCGACACTTTGGCTGGCAGTCGCAGGATTCATGCTATTCGCGCTTGCCGCATTTCGGACGAGCTGGAACCGCAGACTTCATCCGAACGACTTTGCGATCGTTTTCTCAAGAAAAACCAAAATGATGATAAGAGCCACTGCCATTCTCTTTCCGATTCCCTTCTTCGTAATCTCCGTAGCACAGCCACTTTCATACGCGCAACTGCATGAAGGACAAAAGCTTTTTCATGATGGGAAATACGATAAAGCCGTAACACGATTCAATCGCGCTACGATGCTAAATCCGCGACTGGAACAAGCTTACGCCGAACTGGCTGACTGCTACAACTTTACTTATGAATATCCAAAGAGCCTGGAAAGCGCAGAAAAGGCTCTGCAACTTGACCCTACAGATGGTGCGGTTTGGGCATCCAAGGCATGGGCTCTAAACCAACAGAACAAATACTCTGAAGCTTTAGCAGCGGGGCAAAACGCGGTGAAGTTCGATCCCACCAGCGGAGAAGCGCATCGTACAGTAGCAGACGCATACTTCGGTCTGGGAGAGTATGAAAATGCTCTTGCCCCCGCCAGCGAACATGCTCGTATTCATTACGAGGAAGCTGACGCATTCGATTTGAAAGCAGACATTTTGGAAAAACTGAACAGAAAGGACGAAGCAGCGCAAGAACGTGCCGCAGCAAAGGCCTTAAGCAAACGGGAAGCTGAATGA